GTCATGGTCAGGTAATTCCCGGTTCAACAGGAGGCTTGCCCATCGCATAGTCCACTTTCTGACATGCCGCACCGCGCATTGCTTTGATGGCATGCAAAGAGGAGAAAAGCGCAGCGCGCATCGTCCTGCCACAACAGCCAGGGAACCGGCAGGACGAAGCAGGCAACGTTCGGCTACAGCTTGGGCTGCCGCGAAAAGCGCAATGCCGTCGCCAAACGTAACGCCTGCGTATAGCCAGCACCGGTTTCATGCTCTAACCAGAGGACACCGTCTTTTTCGACGACCCACGCGTCGACTATCAAGGTATCGAATGGTTTTGACGTCTCTTTTATATCAATTTTCACCCTGCCAGTGGCTTGATCTATTGCCCGAAGCACCCTATTGGTTCGCTGAGTAAACTCAATGAAATAGTTATGAACAATCGTTTCTCTCACAGCTTTCTTCACGAAATCACCTATATTTTTTAAGAACAGTGTTATTCGAATGAGATTTTTATATACGAGAATTCTAATTAAATAATTTCCCAGTGGTAATTTTTTTTGTATAGGACAATTCAGCTTGGAGAGTACATACCACTTTTTTTAAAAAATTATCATTAAAATAAATTTTTTGGACATCAAAACACAAGTAAGGAATACAAGCAATACTTCTTGCGATAGTAATTTTTTATGGAACTTCGGACCTCAATCTTTAAAAAAACATATATTTTCCAATAGAAATTATTTCCACGGAAATAACTTAAAATGCAAAAAAAATAACGGGGGCCTTCATGATATCAGGGAAGATTTAAGGAGAAACGCCTACTGGCGATACGTTGATTTATATCAATAAAATTGTCACAGATATACATAAGTGTTGCCGCCCTGCTAACCTATATGCCACTCGAATACCAAAAGTGAGGGACAGGCAGTGACCAACAAAAGTGACTTTCAATTAATAGAAAGAGCATGCGACGGAGAAACCGCTGCATTTGAGATGCTTTATCTCAAATACAAATTCAGAGTCAAAAATGTTGTTGCCAGAATTCTATATAACCAAAACGATATTGAGGATATTGTTCAAGTTACTTTCATGAAGGCATTTAAGGAAATAAAGTCATTTCGCAGAGAATCAAGCTTCTTTACCTGGTTATTTATCATCGCCAGCAATAGCGCAAAAGTTCAATATAAAAAACGGCATAAAGATGACGAGTGCCTGCATGGCACGGTCGAATCATATGAATCATCCGGAGAGATTGGCAGCATAAATTCTGAAAACAATCCAGAAGAGATTTTTATAGCATTACAGTTACACATCGAGCTTAATCGGGCCTTTATGGCCTTACCCGAAGCATTGCGAGTCGTTTTTTTTCTTCGTGAAATTGAGTGCTTGAGTTACGAGGAAATATCCCGGGAGGTGGCCTGCCCGATAGGCACAGTACGCAGCCGCATTCACAGAGCGCGAGAGGACGTCTGGAGGGCCGTCGGCAAGGGCCGAAGATGAGGAATAAAGATATACAAGCGATTGACACAACAAGTCACGAATAAAAAAATCTTTTCCAACTTTGGATAACATCTGGATCAAATCTCATGTCAATCACTTCAAATACGGCAGCTTTTCATTATCCATGTGCCATGCCATGCGCCAGAAACGATGTGCTCACGGCGCAAAAGATAGATGTGGGGCTCATTTTTCAGGCAATGCTAGGAACCATCTTTGCGGCGGAATATCTTCGGCAAAACGGTATCCCATTGGAAACTGCGCTTCGCGTCCTCACCCTTTCGCGCAGAACGAATCCAACACCGCCGAAAATGATAAACGACTGGAAATAAACATGTAGGCGATCTGGCTGGCGCACGCTGGGCCAGGATAGGCAGGCGCCGACGTTGAATTTTGTGTATTCATACAGTCATTCATCATTAGATCACGGGCTACAGCGACAGGCAGGCGCTGAGCGTGGTGGTGCACGACCCGCACAGCCAGCAGGTGCTGGGCGGCGCCATTGGCAGGACCTCGCTGGGCCTGCTTTTTCTCGATTTGTTTTACTTGCCCGTCGCCGTGCGCAGACTTGGCCTGGGCAGCCAGGTACTGGAACAGTTCGAGGCGGAGGGGCGCCGGCGCGGCTGCGGCTCGGCGGTGCTATATACCATCAGTTTCCAGGCGCCGGCATTTTACGAGCGCCGTGGCTGGTGCCGCTTTGGCGAGATTGCCTGCAGCCCCGACGGCACGAGCCGGATTTTCATGCGCAAGACGCTGTAGGAGCGTCGGCAGCGGTGACGACGGCCAAGTAGCCACGGCACCGCTGCCGACGGTAGTGCTGCAATTTACATGCCCAGCGACTTGAGCAGGTCGGCGTTGTCGTCGTCTTCCGGTTCCACTGCCGGCGCCGGGGCGGCGCCGCGTTCGCGGTTCGCGTATTCCGTATCCATCAGCGAGTCGGCATCGACTTCGCGCGAATCGAAATCGTGCAGCTTGATGAACTCGGTACGGTCGATCGCCAGTTCCAGATAGAAAATGTTGTTCTTTTCCGTGTAGAAGGTGACGCGGCGCATTTCCGGGCGGTCCAGCGGCGTGTCAACGCTGAGCATCACCTGCTTGTTGAGCACCAGCATCTTCGGCTGGCTCTGGGTGATATTCGTTTGCAGTTCGCGTCGCACCTTGCCCGTGAAGTCGCCCACGATCTGGTTCATCAGCTCGCCCATGATGTTCGACACTTCATCCGACGTGTAGAAATTGGCCAGTTCCGACTTCGGCATACCCATGTGCAACATG
Above is a genomic segment from Janthinobacterium sp. 64 containing:
- a CDS encoding GNAT family N-acetyltransferase; the encoded protein is MVVHDPHSQQVLGGAIGRTSLGLLFLDLFYLPVAVRRLGLGSQVLEQFEAEGRRRGCGSAVLYTISFQAPAFYERRGWCRFGEIACSPDGTSRIFMRKTL
- a CDS encoding sigma-70 family RNA polymerase sigma factor → MTNKSDFQLIERACDGETAAFEMLYLKYKFRVKNVVARILYNQNDIEDIVQVTFMKAFKEIKSFRRESSFFTWLFIIASNSAKVQYKKRHKDDECLHGTVESYESSGEIGSINSENNPEEIFIALQLHIELNRAFMALPEALRVVFFLREIECLSYEEISREVACPIGTVRSRIHRAREDVWRAVGKGRR
- a CDS encoding DUF3334 family protein; translation: MDAEKDVVYGTEDLLMSLCNSVVRVLNVATQSRVNYSGMVQRITKTGLKPDIGCFVMFDGGFTGLVVLNFAADTAMEIYERYMLHMGMPKSELANFYTSDEVSNIMGELMNQIVGDFTGKVRRELQTNITQSQPKMLVLNKQVMLSVDTPLDRPEMRRVTFYTEKNNIFYLELAIDRTEFIKLHDFDSREVDADSLMDTEYANRERGAAPAPAVEPEDDDNADLLKSLGM